Genomic window (Egicoccus halophilus):
TCGCGCTCGGTCGTGCTGGCCGAGGTCGAGATGATGTAGGACACGCCGCGACGATCGAGGTCGTCGAGCAGGTCGCGCGCACCCTCGGTGGGCTCGAGCGTGTCGACGGTGTCGAGGAAGCGGCGGGTGTGGTCGTCGGCGAGTGCGTCGGCATCGTCGACGTGGCGACCGAGCAACCACGGCACGATGCGGTCGCTGCCCATGCCGATACCGGCGTGGATGCGCCACTGCGGAACCGTGTAGCCCGCCGCGTGGAAGGCTTCGTGCCAGGCGACCACGTGCTGGTGGACCGAGTCCACCAGCGTGCCGTCGAGGTCGAGCAGGATGCCGGAGGTCAGGTGGGGAGTCGTCGTCATGTGCGACAGCCTTGCGTCGCGGACGCCGGGTTGCGCGGCCGAGGCTCGGCCGGCCGACGGAGGTCGGCCGGTGAGCACGAAAGATCCACGACCGGTGGCCGACAGGCGGAGCCGGACGGAGACGGGGAACGGTCCATCCGGCCGTCGATCTGACCCGGTCGGGTGACAACACGCCGTGACCGCCGGGCCACCTAAGGTGTCGGAGGTGGCGCCCCTCCGCGGCCGATCCGCGACGTGTTCCGGGACGTCCACCCACCGTCCGCTCGAACGCCCCGAACCCGCCCGCACCGCCCGGGCAGCCGCCCGGCCACGAAGGAGGAGTCGACGCATGCACGATCTCCTGGGGGAGGTGCTGATCTCGAGGCAGCCGATCCTCGACGCCGAGCTCGCGGTCGTGGGCTACGAGCTGCTCTACCACGAGGCCGGTGCCGATGGGCGGTCGTCGACCGGTGCCGATGGGCGGTCGTCGACCGGTGCCGATGGGCGGTCGTCGACCGGTGCCGATGGGCGGTCGTCGACCGACACCGACGGCGGCGATGCGCACGCGACCGCGCGGGTGCTCGTCGACGGCGTGCTCGCGATGGGACTGCACGAGCTGACCGGTGGTGAGGACGCCTGGATCGAGGTGCCCCGGTCGCTGCTGACGTCGGGGGCGCTGCTCGACGTGCCGACCCTCGGGTTGGTCTTCGAGGTGCCCGACGGCCACGACGAGGTCGAGGAACTCGGGACGGCACTGCGTCGACACCGTGACGCCGGGTTCCGGGTGGTCCTCGCCGGCGCCGGACCGGACGATCCGCGCCGTGGGCTGTACGGCATCGTCGACGCGGTCAAGGTCGTCGCCGTGGGCGGGGACTGGCGTGCGGTGGTCGGTGTCGTGCGGGAACTGGCTGCCGACCGGCACCGGGTGGTCGTCGCCGGCGTGGAGGACCCGGACGGCTTCGACGCGCTCGTCGCCGCGGGTGCCGAGCTGGTCCAGGGGTTCTTCTTCACCCGGCCCCGGGCGGTGCGTGGGATACGGCCACTGGGGCTCGCGCCCGGACACCTGGCGCTGTTGCGGGCGCTGGCCAGCGACGAGGTCGACCTCGCCGAGGTGGAGCGTCTGATCCGTGCCGACCTGACGCTCTCGGACCGGTTCCTGCGACTGGTCCATGCGGCGTGCGGTTGGCGGGAGATCGAGTCGATCCACCACGGGCTCGTGCTGCTGGGCGTCCGGGCCGTGCAGCGCTGGGTCGGGCTGTTGCTGCTGTCGTCCACGGCACGCGAGGCACCCCGTGAGCTCGTCGCGGTCGCCAGCGCCCGGGCCCGCGGATGTGAGCTGCTCGAGGAGCTGCGCGGCGGCCACCGGCGTCTCGAGGCGTTCGTCCTCGGGATGTTCTCCGTCCTCGGCCCGGACGGCTTCCTCGATGCGCAGGCGCTGGACGCGCTGCCCGTCGAGGGTGACGTCCGCGAGGCCCTCGAACACGGCAGCGGCCCGCTGCGCGAACTGCTCGAGCTGCAACTGGCCAGCGAGAAGGCCGAGTGGGAGCGGCTGGTGCGGGGCGGGCGTCTGCTGGGCCTGGGGCCACGGCAGCTGGCCCGCGCCCACACCGACGCCCTGACGTGGTCGGCGACGGTCAAGGCCGCGACCACCTGACCGCCGCTGCGTCAGCCGAAGTCGAGCAACAGCTTGCCGCGCTTGCCGGCGGCGGCGAGGTGGTCGAATGCCTCACGGACGGCGTCCGCCGGGTAGGTGGTGTCGACCAGCGGGCGTACCGCACCGGAGGCGAGCAGCGGCACGACCTCCCGCTCGAACGCCCGCATGGCCGCGGCCTTCTCCGGCACGTCACGGGCCCGCAGCACCGTGCCGATCAGCCGGGCACGGCGCCCCATCAGGGCCAGCAGGTTCACCTCGACCTTCGCGCCGGCACCGACGCCGACGACCACGACACGGCCGCCCGTCGCCAGCACCTCGAGGTCGGCGGGGACCTGCGGCGCCCCCACGAGCTCGAGCACGACGTCGATCGCGCCGGCGTGTTCGCGGACGCCGGCCACCACGTCGTCGTCGGCGATGGGCGTGGCACCCAACGAAGCCACGAGCTCCCGTCCGGCCTCCGACCGGCTGACGCCGTAGGCACGAGCGCCCATGGCGGTGACGAGCTGCAGGGCGGCCGTCCCGACCCCACCGGTTGCGCCCTGGACCAGGACCCGTTCACCGGGGGTCAGCCCGGCCTGCGTGCGCAGCGCGTCGTGGGCCGTCACGAACGCCTCGGGGACGGCGGCCGCCTCCGCCTCGTCGAGCGAGGACGGAACCGGAGCGAGGTTGGACTCGTCGACCACGACCCGCTCGGCGAGTCCACCGCCGCCGACGAGGCCGAACACCCGGTCACCGGGTCGCCAGCGGCGGGCACGGTCACCCGTGAGCACGACCTCACCCGCGACCTCGAGCCCGGGGACGTCGTCGGGGGCCCCCGGCGGGGCGGGGTAGTGGCCGCGTCGCTGGAGCAGGTCGGCGGGGTTGATCCCGGCGTGCCGCACGGCGACCACGACCTCGCTGCCGCGGGGGATCGGATCGGGTCGCTCACGCACGTGCACGACCTCGTTGCCACCCGTCCCCTCGAACACCACCGCACGCATCGTCTGCCCCTCTCGGCGTCGGCACCGGCGCGAGCCTACGAGCCGCTGCGTGCCCGTGGACCCCACGAAGGTCGGCGGTGCGGCGTCCCCGGGTGGCCGCGGCGGGACGTGGAGGCAGACGTCGGTCGAGGGACCGTCGGGCGGGCCGGGTGCGACGGCGGCCGAGCGTCAGCGGCAGGGGAGCCTACCTTTCGTTGCGCCGAGCGGCGGGAGGCGTTTCACTGGACACGCGGGCCCGGAATCGTGGACGAAGCTTCGCCTTCCCTTCCTCCCGGGCACGCGCGGACCACCGCCGTTCGCGCACGAAGGCCCGCTCATGAGCACCTCGTCGGTTCCCCGGTCCCCTGCCGCGCGTGACTACCCGCTCGAGCAGATCGCCGCCTCCATCCAGGACGAACGCCGACGCGTGTCGGTGCTCGGCGAGGTGCGCGAACTGGTCTTCGGGGCCCAGGACGGTCTCGTGTCGACGTTGGCGGTCGTGGCGGCCGTGGTGGGCGCCAGCAGCGACAACCGGGCGGTGCTCGTCGCGGGTCTCGCGGCCGCGGTGGCCGGCATCTTCTCCATGGCCGTCGGCGAGTACATGGGCTCGAAGAGCCAGGACGAGATCTTCGACTGGCACCTCGACGACGAGCGTCGCGAGGTCGTCGAGCGGCCGGCGGAGGCCGAGGCCGAGGTGGCCTGGCTGTTCATGGAGGAGGGCATGCCGGCCGACGACGCCCGGGAGGTCGCCCGCCTGGTCGCGCGCCACCCCGACTCGCTGCTGGCGACGATGGTGGCCAAGGAGCTCGGTCTGACCTCCGCGCTCGGACGCGAGACGGTCGGCTCGCCCCTGCGCGGTGCGTTGGTCATGGGTGGCGCGTTCGCCGGCGGCGCGCTCGTGCCGGTCCTGCCGTTCCTGTTCGCCGAGGGGGAGGGTGCGCTGGTGCTCGCCACACTGTCGACCGGTGGCGTGCTGTTCGCGATCGGCGC
Coding sequences:
- a CDS encoding HAD family hydrolase; amino-acid sequence: MTTTPHLTSGILLDLDGTLVDSVHQHVVAWHEAFHAAGYTVPQWRIHAGIGMGSDRIVPWLLGRHVDDADALADDHTRRFLDTVDTLEPTEGARDLLDDLDRRGVSYIISTSASTTEREALFEVLGRDDLPYTDADAVDSSKPAPDLLLSSCVQAGIDPARAIMVGDAPWDALAALRAGMSAVAVRCGGFGDDALTGAGAQRVVDAPRQLVGQL
- a CDS encoding EAL and HDOD domain-containing protein — translated: MHDLLGEVLISRQPILDAELAVVGYELLYHEAGADGRSSTGADGRSSTGADGRSSTGADGRSSTDTDGGDAHATARVLVDGVLAMGLHELTGGEDAWIEVPRSLLTSGALLDVPTLGLVFEVPDGHDEVEELGTALRRHRDAGFRVVLAGAGPDDPRRGLYGIVDAVKVVAVGGDWRAVVGVVRELAADRHRVVVAGVEDPDGFDALVAAGAELVQGFFFTRPRAVRGIRPLGLAPGHLALLRALASDEVDLAEVERLIRADLTLSDRFLRLVHAACGWREIESIHHGLVLLGVRAVQRWVGLLLLSSTAREAPRELVAVASARARGCELLEELRGGHRRLEAFVLGMFSVLGPDGFLDAQALDALPVEGDVREALEHGSGPLRELLELQLASEKAEWERLVRGGRLLGLGPRQLARAHTDALTWSATVKAATT
- a CDS encoding zinc-binding dehydrogenase — encoded protein: MRAVVFEGTGGNEVVHVRERPDPIPRGSEVVVAVRHAGINPADLLQRRGHYPAPPGAPDDVPGLEVAGEVVLTGDRARRWRPGDRVFGLVGGGGLAERVVVDESNLAPVPSSLDEAEAAAVPEAFVTAHDALRTQAGLTPGERVLVQGATGGVGTAALQLVTAMGARAYGVSRSEAGRELVASLGATPIADDDVVAGVREHAGAIDVVLELVGAPQVPADLEVLATGGRVVVVGVGAGAKVEVNLLALMGRRARLIGTVLRARDVPEKAAAMRAFEREVVPLLASGAVRPLVDTTYPADAVREAFDHLAAAGKRGKLLLDFG
- a CDS encoding VIT1/CCC1 transporter family protein is translated as MSTSSVPRSPAARDYPLEQIAASIQDERRRVSVLGEVRELVFGAQDGLVSTLAVVAAVVGASSDNRAVLVAGLAAAVAGIFSMAVGEYMGSKSQDEIFDWHLDDERREVVERPAEAEAEVAWLFMEEGMPADDAREVARLVARHPDSLLATMVAKELGLTSALGRETVGSPLRGALVMGGAFAGGALVPVLPFLFAEGEGALVLATLSTGGVLFAIGAVKARWTARSWWASGLEILSLAGFAGILGYLFGTVLPTLLGVGGW